One Rhododendron vialii isolate Sample 1 chromosome 2a, ASM3025357v1 genomic region harbors:
- the LOC131315756 gene encoding phloretin 4'-O-glucosyltransferase-like, with translation MDVSAQILLVTFPAQGHINPSLQFAKRLVEMGVHVTLLMAISAVKRITKSATAPQGITFLGFSDGFDDGFTAGMDFEAYMTDLRRRGSEAVATAITASGGNGKPIVHVVYTTLLPWVSHAARDLHVPSTLLWIQPATILDIYYYSFYGYGDVLSENKISDPSWSIELPGLPRLTDRDLPSFLSAANAYKSPLPLYKEHIDALDEEKNPKILVNSFDALESKALQAIKKLNFVAIGPLIPSAFLDGKDPSDISFGGDLLEKSKDYIDWLDSKPRGSVIYVAFGSTSVLAKKQSEEVARGLLDCGRPFLWVMREKGNGEKEEDDKASYKEELERQGMIVSWCSQVDVLSHSSVGCFVSHCGWNSSMESLVFGVPVVAFPQWADQATNAKLIEDVWKTGVRLTKNGEGIVDGGEVKMCIEMVMGGGGRGEEMRNNAKKWKDLAREATMEGGSSDKNLKAFVDEIRAR, from the coding sequence ATGGACGTGAGTGCTCAAATCCTCCTGGTAACCTTTCCAGCTCAAGGGCACATCAACCCCTCGCTCCAATTCGCCAAGCGCCTTGTGGAAATGGGCGTCCACGTCACTCTCTTAATGGCCATTTCCGCCGTCAAACGCATAACCAAAAGCGCCACTGCGCCACAAGGCATAACCTTTCTCGGCTTCTCCGATGGCTTTGACGACGGCTTCACAGCCGGCATGGATTTCGAAGCCTACATGACTGACCTGAGGAGACGTGGTTCGGAGGCAGTGGCAACAGCCATCACTGCTAGTGGTGGCAATGGAAAACCCATTGTGCATGTGGTCTACACCACCCTTCTCCCTTGGGTAAGCCATGCAGCGCGTGACCTTCACGTGCCATCCACTCTCCTTTGGATTCAACCAGCCACCATCTTGGATATTTACTACTATTCCTTCTATGGTTATGGAGATGTACTCAGTGAGAACAAAATATCTGACCCTTCATGGTCAATTGAATTACCGGGATTGCCACGACTCACTGACCGTGATCTTCCTTCTTTTCTAAGTGCTGCAAATGCGTATAAAAGTCCGCTGCCTTTGTATAAAGAGCATATAGATGCTttagatgaagaaaaaaatccGAAAATACTTGTAAACTCTTTCGATGCATTGGAATCGAAGGCTCTACAGGCTATTAAGAAGTTAAATTTTGTTGCTATTGGACCACTAATTCCGTCAGCTTTCTTGGACGGAAAGGATCCATCTGACATTTCTTTTGGAGGAGACCTCCTTGAAAAATCAAAGGACTATATCGATTGGTTGGATTCGAAGCCAAGAGGATCTGTTATATACGTGGCATTTGGAAGCACCTCTGTTTTAGCGAAGAAACAATCAGAGGAGGTCGCACGTGGTCTTCTTGATTGCGGAAGGCCATTTTTGTGGGTGATGAGAGAAAAGGGAaatggtgaaaaagaagaagatgataagGCGAGTTACAAAGAGGAATTGGAGCGACAAGGGATGATAGTGTCGTGGTGTTCCCAAGTGGATGTTTTGTCACACTCATCCGTGGGTTGTTTTGTGAGTCATTGCGGGTGGAATTCTTCGATGGAGAGCTTAGTTTTTGGGGTTCCGGTGGTGGCTTTTCCACAATGGGCAGACCAAGCGACAAATGCCAAGCTTATTGAAGATGTCTGGAAGACGGGGGTTCGACTGACCAAAAATGGAGAAGGAATTGTTGATGGTGGTGAGGTTAAGATGTGCATTGAAATGGTGATGGGAGGTGGGGGCAGAGGGGAGGAAATGAGAAACAATGCTAAGAAGTGGAAGGATTTAGCAAGAGAAGCAACCATGGAAGGTGGATCGTCGGACAAGAATCTCAAGGCTTTTGTTGATGAGATTAGAGCTCGTTAG
- the LOC131315755 gene encoding phloretin 4'-O-glucosyltransferase-like, which produces MDVSAQILLVTFPAQGHINPSLQFAKRLVEMGVHVTLLMAISAVKSITKSTVAPQGITFLGFSDGYDDGFTAGMDFEAYMTDLRRRGSEAVATAITASGGNGKPIVHVVYTTLLLWVSHAARDLHVPSTLLWIQPATILDIYCYSFYGYGDVLSENKISDPSWSIELPGLPRLTDRDLPSFLSAANAYKSPLPLYKEHIDALDEEKNPKILVNSFDALESKALQAIKKLNFVAIGPLIPSAFLDGKDPSDISFGGDLLEKSKDYIDWLDSKPRGSVIYVAFGSTSVLAKKQSEEVARGLRDCGRPFLWVMREKGNGEKEEDDKASYKEELERQGIIVLWCSQVEVLSHSSVGCFVSHCGWNSSIESLVFGVPMVAFPQWADQATNAKLIEDVWKTGVRLTKNGEGIVDGGEVKMCIEMVMGGGGRGKEMRNNAKKWKDLAREATMEGGSSDKNLKAFVDEVRAR; this is translated from the coding sequence ATGGACGTGAGTGCTCAAATCCTCCTAGTAACCTTTCCGGCTCAAGGGCACATCAACCCCTCGCTCCAATTCGCCAAGCGCCTCGTGGAAATGGGCGTCCACGTCACTCTCTTAATGGCAATTTCAGCCGTCAAAAGCATAACCAAAAGCACCGTTGCGCCACAAGGCATAACCTTTCTCGGCTTCTCCGATGGCTACGACGACGGCTTCACAGCCGGCATGGATTTCGAAGCCTACATGACTGACCTGAGGAGACGTGGTTCGGAGGCAGTAGCAACAGCCATCACTGCTAGTGGTGGCAATGGAAAGCCCATTGTGCATGTGGTCTACACCACCCTTCTCCTTTGGGTAAGCCATGCTGCGCGTGACCTTCATGTGCCATCCACTCTCCTTTGGATTCAACCAGCCACCATCTTGGATATTTACTGCTATTCCTTCTATGGTTATGGAGATGTACTCAGTGAGAACAAAATATCTGACCCTTCATGGTCAATTGAATTACCGGGATTGCCACGACTCACTGACCGTGATCTTCCTTCTTTTCTAAGTGCTGCAAATGCGTATAAAAGTCCGCTGCCTTTGTATAAAGAGCATATAGATGCTCtagatgaagaaaaaaatccGAAAATACTTGTAAACTCTTTCGATGCATTGGAATCGAAGGCTCTACAGGCTATTAAGAAGTTAAATTTTGTTGCTATTGGACCACTAATTCCGTCAGCTTTCTTGGACGGAAAGGATCCATCTGACATTTCTTTTGGAGGAGACCTCCTTGAAAAATCAAAGGACTATATCGATTGGTTGGATTCGAAGCCAAGAGGATCTGTTATATACGTGGCATTTGGAAGCACCTCTGTTTTAGCGAAGAAACAATCAGAGGAGGTCGCACGTGGTCTTCGTGATTGCGGTAGGCCATTTTTGTGGGTGATGAGAGAAAAGGGAaatggtgaaaaagaagaagatgataagGCGAGTTACAAAGAAGAATTGGAGCGACAAGGGATAATTGTGTTGTGGTGTTCTCAAGTGGAGGTTTTGTCACACTCCTCCGTGGGTTGTTTTGTGAGTCATTGCGGGTGGAATTCTTCGATAGAGAGCTTAGTTTTTGGGGTTCCAATGGTGGCTTTTCCACAATGGGCAGACCAAGCGACAAATGCCAAGCTTATTGAAGATGTCTGGAAGACGGGGGTTCGACTGACAAAAAATGGAGAAGGAATTGTTGACGGTGGTGAGGTTAAGATGTGCATTGAAATGGTGATGGGAGGTGGGGGTAGAGGGAAGGAAATGAGAAACAATGCTAAGAAGTGGAAGGATTTAGCAAGAGAAGCAACCATGGAAGGTGGATCGTCGGACAAGAATCTCAAGGCTTTTGTTGATGAGGTTAGAGCTCGTTAG